In Cellulomonas wangsupingiae, the genomic window CGGGACGGTCGCCGGGCCGACCAGCGCCCGACGCACCGCGACGGGACGCCCCGACCCGGCAGCGAACCGCACCGCCGCGGACGCGAGCGACCCGATCGCCGCCGGGCGCGGACGCCCGACCGGACCGGGACGCCGCCAGCGCTGCGCGACGGCCGCACCCAGCGGGGTCGCCGGCGCACCGGACGCGCGCACCGCCGCCGACGTCGCGACCTGACCGCCCGCACCGACACCACTCACGCCGACACCACCCACACCGACACCGCCCGAGCCGGGCGCCGCCGTCACCGCGTCACCGCACGGAACCCGTGGTGCGCGACCTCGAGCGACTCGGTGAGCGGCGCGTCGGAGTCGGCGGACAGCGACGGCCCGGTCCAGCTCACGGCGAAGACGCCGTCGAGCTCCCAGGACCGCATGCGGTTGCCGCGGTCGTCGACCACGGTGACCGCGCCCGTCGCCCGCGTCAGGGTGTCGCCGTTGCCGGCGAAGCCCTGCCCGGACGACTTCTGCACCCAGCCGAACAGCGCGTCGGACTGCACCATGCCGCGCGTGAACACCAGGTGCGGCCAGCGCATCACGCCGGGCAGCTGGTGCACGTACCCGTTCTGGCCGCCCTCGACGTGCTCGACGACGTCGACGTCGAGGCGCAGGCCCTGCACCTCACGGAACGTGCCGATCTCCACCCCGTCGACCTCCAGCAGGAACCTGCTGGAGGTCGTCGGGGACCCACCGCCCAGGGGCGTCTGCTCAGACACTGTCGCGCACCGCCTCCCACGCCTGCTCGTTCATCGCCGCGACCGCCCGGACCATGCGGACCCGGTCGAGGTGCTCGAGGTCCAGCAGGTCGTCCATCGGCCAGTGCAGGTGGTACGCCAGGTAGGCGATCTCCTGCCAGACCGCATCGACGGGGTAGCGCAGCACGGTCCGCTCACCGGGTCTCGGCCGGGAGCTCCTCGATCGCCGAGCGCTGTCGCGTCGACGGCACGAAGCCCGGGTCCGGGACGTCGGTGGCCGGGGTCGGCTCCTCGGCGAGGGCCGGCGCCGCGGGTGCGACGTCGTCCTGACCGGCGAGGAACTCCTCGACCTCGGCGGGGGTGCCGAAGTTGATGACGCCGTAGAAGTCCTGCAGGTACGCCAGGTCGGCGGCGAACAGGCCCTCGATCTCGTGCGTCGTCACGAGCTCCAGCGCCCCGAGGCGCTCGACGACGCGCGCGAGCACGACGACCGTCAGGCGCGGGTCGTCGGGTCCGCTGATCGTGGGGTCGCGCAGCGGCTCGAGCTCGTCGCGGGCCGTCGCCAGCCGCATGACGCCCTGCCGGTGCAGCGCCCCCTCGCGGTCGACGTAACCGCGAGGGAGCGTGAACTCGTACCGGGTGCGCAGGGTCACTTGACCCTCTCGAGGCGCTCGATGACGATCGACACCGTCTCCTTGATCGCGTCCGACCCGTCGACCGACAGCTGGTCGGTCGAGATCTTGCTGGGCCAGCCGTTGAAGAAGTTGAACCGCGCGACCTCCGTGGCCCCGGCGTCGTAGAGCACGACCGAGCCGTTCTTGCGGTTCTTCGCGCGGTCGCCGGACAGGCCGCCCTCGCGGACCGCCTTGAACCACTTCCACAGCTCGTCGTTGGCGATGTTGGCCGGTGCGACGCGGCTCAGCTGCAGGTCCGGGACCTCGACGGTCTGGCCGAGGAACTTGACCTGCTGCTTCTTGCCGTCCTTGCCGATCTGGGTGACCTTGCCGACGCCCACCTCGACGTCCAGGCCGGACACCGAGACGAGGGCGCTGACGACCTTGCCGTCGAGCTCGAGGAAGAAGTTCTGGGAGATGATCGGGTCGGCGCTGAACAGGCCGTTGCTTGCCATGGGGTGCTCCTGTGGTGGTCGGGGGCTAGGGCGGGCTCAGCCGTCAGGCCGCGCTCTGCTTGTTCTGGCTGATGCGGAAGACGACGAACTCCGCGGGCTTGACCGGGGCGAGGCCGACCTCGACGATCAGGCGCCCGGCGTCGATCGACTCGGGCGTGTTGGTGGTCTCGTCGCAGCGGACGAAGAACGCCTGGTCGGCCGTCGAGCCGAACAGCGCACCCGACTGCCACAGACCGTGCAGGTACCCGGTGAGGGTCCGCTTGACGCCCTCCCACAGGGTCACGTCGTTCGGCTCGAAGACGGCCCACTGGGTGCCCTCGAGGATCGTCGACTCGACCATGTTGAACAGGCGACGCACGTTGACGTACTGCCAGTCGGTGTCCGACGCGAGCGTGCGGGCGCCCCAGATGCGGATGCCGCGGGTGCCGAACGGGCGGATCGCGTTGACGCCGATCGGGTTGAGGAAGCCCTGCTCGGTCTGCGTGACGGAGCGCTCGACGTCCAGGACGCCGCGGATCGTGTCGTTGGCCGGGGCCTTCCACACGCCGCGCGTCTCGTCCGTGCGGGCCCACACGCCGGCGACGTGACCGGACGGCGGGACCACGATCTCCGCCGACGCACCCGAGCCCAGGGGGTTCTCCACCTTGATCCACGGGTAGTACATCGTCGCGAACGCCGAGTCGTACTGCGCGACCTCCGAGCGCCACTCCTTGACCTGCTGCGGCGTCATCCCGGGGGGCGCGTCGAGCAGGGCCATGCGGTTGGCGTGCTGCTCGCAGTGCGCGATGAGCGACGTCTGCACGGCCTTCCACAGCCCGAGGTCGAGCGTGCCGTCCTCGCGCGTCGCGGCGGTGACCAGGTCGGGGACGACGACGATCGTGACGTCCTCGGCGATGGCCAGGCCGTTGATGCCGGTGCGGGCGGCCTCCGAGCCGGCGAACTTGCGGCCGGTGACGGGGACCTTGACCGGCTCGGCCTGCTGCAGCGCGTACGTGCCGGGGCGCAGCAGCTCGAGCTGGCTGGACAGGTCGGTCGCCTCGTCGAGGCGGATCTCGAGCTTCACCTTCGTGGACGTCTTGTTGACCACGGTGGCCGCGTCGCGCGGGCCGCCCAGGCTCAGGCCGGGGTACTCCTCGACGGCCTCACCGCCGTCGAGGACCACCAGCGTGAACGTCGTCGGGCCCTCGAGGTCGTCCGGGGCGTCGTCGGTCTGCACGACGACCGACAGCTGCGCGTCGGGCTCGACGGACTCCACCGCGATCGGCAGGCCGAGCGCGCGGTCGGCGGCGGGCAGCTCGAGCGTCGCCGGCTTGCCGGACGGCTCGGCGTGCGCCACGCGCACGATGTACGCCTGCGTGCCGCCGTTGAGGAAGTAGCCGTAGACCGACAGCGGCAGCATCGCGCCGTCGGCGAACCCGCCGTACAGGGCCTCGTACTGGGTCCAGCTCGTCACGAGGCGCGGGGCCAGGCCCTGCGGGTCGGCGGGGTCGTCCGAGGGCGCCGACGCGGTGAAGCCCACGAAGGCCGTCACGGCCGTGGGCGCCGACGACAGCACCTTCTGGGACGAGGGGATCTCCTCGACGTACACGCCGGGGGCGGTGTAGGTGGGCACGGGTGGGGTCCTTCTCTCGGTCGTGAGGTCGCCGTCGTCCGGCCGGTCCGGTCCGGCGCGTCGCGGGTCGTCGTGAGGCTAGGCAGCGACCTGCGCAGCGGACATCGGTAATCGCTACCGAGGTTCGCGGCGGCCGCTCGCGGACCCGTCCGGGCGGCCCTCGAACGGGTGAACTTCATGTCCGACGAAGGGCTTCGGCACTCCTTCGTCGCACTTGCCCGCCTCGCCGGCCGCAACGGCGCTCACCCCCCCAGCACGCGCACGCGACCTTCACCCCAGGCACGATCCCTCCGGAGGCGCTATGACCACGTCCGACGCAGGCGCCAGCGCGGTCCGCGGACGGTCCACCTCCGCCGGTGTCCCCACCCCCCGCCGGGGCCCGTCCCGCGCACCCGTGCACGTCCTGCACCCGGACGTCGTGGAGCACGTCACGTCCTCGCTGGGCGCGGGGCGCAGCGTCCTCGTCGTCGGGGACGCGGGCACGGGCAAGACGCAGGCGGTCGCGCGGGCGGTCGAGCGGCTGCGCGCCGAGCAGGACGACGTGCGCGTCGTGCTCATCAGCGGCACCGGCACGCAGGACGCGCTGCCGCTCGCGGCGCTCGAGCCGCTGCTCGACGACGCGGGCGCCGCGTTCGGCGACCTCGCGGCGACCCTGCGCTCGCTGACCGCCGGCCTGGACCGGCTGCGCGGCGACGGCCGCCTGGTGCTGCGCGTCGAGGACGCGCACCGCCTCGACGAGGCCTCGGCCCGCGCGCTCGACTGGCTGGTCCGGCAGGGCACGGTCCAGGTGGTCGCGACCCTGCGGCTGAGCTGGGCGTCCCGCGCGCCCTGGGCCGCGCTGTGGAAGGACGACCTCGTCGAGCGCGTCGACATCGCCCCGCTCACGCGCGACGACGCGGAGCGCTGGCTCACGGCCGAGCTCGGCGGGCCGGTGACGGCCGAGACGGCGCACCACCTGTGGCAGGCGTCGAGCGGCAGCGCGACGCTCCTGCGCGAGACCGTCAAGGACGCCCTGGCCTCGGGCGCGCTCGCCCGCCGCCACGGCGCGTGGATGTGGCGCGGCGGCCCGCAGCCGCGCTCGCGCATGGAGGACCTGGCCGAGCTCGACCTGCAGGGCGCGAGCGGGCAGGCCCGCGCGGCGCTCGAGGTGTGCGCCGTGGTGTGCCCGATCACGCTCGACGCGCTGCTCGACCTCGTGCCCGCCGCCGCGGTCGACGAGCTCGTGCTCGCCGGCGCCGTCACCACGACGACCGCACCCACGCCGTCGGGCGGGACGACCCGGGTCGTGGACCTGACGACGTCGGCGTACGCGGACGTCGCGCGTGCGTGGATCCCCGCCTCGCGGCAGCGGGACCTGCTGCAGCGCGCGCTCGACACGCCCGTGCTGCGCGGCGTCGCGGCCGGCTCGCTGGTCCGCTCGGTGGCCCTCGCGATCGACCTGGGGATGAGCGTCCCGCCGACGCGGCTGCGGGAGGCGTTCGACGCGGCGTTCGCGATCCACCAGTACGACGCGGCCGTGCGGCTCGCGACCGGTGCGCTCGCGTCCTGCCCGCCGGAGCAGGCGGCGGAGCTGCACGCGCTGCGCGCGGACGCGCGCGTGATGCTCGGCGAGCTGGCCGAGACCGAGCGTGACCTGGCCCGCGCCGCCGAGCTGCTGGCCGCGGGCCCGCTCGACGAGGCCGCCGGCCTGCTGCTGCACGTCGCGGACATGACGGCGCACGTCACCCACACGCGCCTGGGCGACGTCGACCGGGCGCTCGCACGTCTCGACGACGTGGTCGCGCCGCTGCGCGCGGCCGACCCGGAGGGGCACCTGCGGCGCTGGCGCGACGAGGTGGAGGTCACGCGGCTGACGCGGCTGGGCTACGCCGGCCGGTTCGCCGAGTCCCTGGACGCCGCCCTCGTCGCCCTCGACGGCGACACGCACCCGGCCCGTCGCGTGTCGCTCGCCCCACCGACGGCCCTCGGCCTGGGCGAGCGCGGCGAGCTGCGGCGCGCGCTCGCGCTGTGCCTGCAGTTCGGGGCCGTCGCGTCCGCGCACGGCGACGAGCACCGCTGGGGCAGTGGCGAGGTGCTGGTCTCGACGTTCCTCACGCTGCTGTGGTCGGGCGAGGTCGACGCCGTGCGCGACGCGCTGGGCCCCCCGGGCGGTGACCTGCCGTTCGCGGTGGAGTGGTCGTCCGTGCACACTGCGCTCGGTCTCATGGCCGTCGCGGCTGGGTCGTGGAGCGAGGCGCGCACGCAGCTGTCGACCGCGCGCGCCCGGTCCGGCCCGGCCGACCTCAGCGGGTTCCTGCGGTCGAGCCTCACGGCCGAGGCCGTGGCGGCGGCCGCCTGCGGTGACGCCGCGGCGGCGCGCGACCTGCTCGACCAGGCTGCGCACGCCGCGGTCGGGTCGAGCGGTGCCCTGGAGGGCGACCTGCGGGTACGTCGACTCGACGCGCTCGGCTGGATGCGCAGCCCCGAGCTCGTCGCCGAGGCCCGTGCCGCCGCCCGCTGGGCGCACGCGCGGGGCGCCGCCCGCGTCGAGCTCGAGGCGCTGCACCGGTGGGTCGACGCGACCCGGCGCACCGGCGGCGCCCTCGACCCGGCGGTCGTCGCGCGGGTCCGGGACCTGGGGCGGGTGTGCGACGGCGAGCGGTGCGCCGCCCTCGTCGCGCACGTCGAGGCCCTCGCGGCGGGCGATGCGGACCTGGTCCGCATCGCGGAGCGCGAGCTCAACCGCCGCGGGCTGTGGCTGCCGCCGCTCGAGGCACCGGTGTCGCTGACGTCCCGCGAGCAGGAGATCGCGTCGCTGGCCGCCGGGGGCATGACCAGCCGGGCCATCGCCCAGCGCCTCGTGCTGTCCACCCGCACGGTCGACTCGCACCTGTCGCGCGTGTTCGCCAAGCTCGGCGTGCACTCGCGCGAGGAGCTGGGGAACGTCCTGCGGTGACAGCCGGCCGCCACCGCCCACCGGGTCGGTGGAACCACGACCACGGCCCGGGCGTTCTGCTCATCACGACCGGGCGTTCCGGTACCGTCACCAGCACCGTCGTCGTCAGACGGCAGCCGCGCCACCAGGGCCTCCCGGGAGGACGAAGATGACCGAGCCGACCCCGCTGCAGCCGCCCGCGTCGAGCGGCGCGTTCGCCCTCGAGGCGCCCGCGCCCGTCGCGCCCGTGGCCGCGCACGACGCCCCGGCCATGGCCCCGCGCGTCGACCCCGCGGCACTCCCCGGCCTGGACGCCAAGGTCGGCGCCTACCTGAGCAGCCTCGACGCGGCGCAGGCCGGGTCGCCGGAGTTCGCGGCGAAGGCCGAGGACGTGCGGCTCATGGGTGACAGCGACGTCCGCGCGGCCGCCGACACGTCGAACCGTCTCCTGCAGGTCCCCGTCCGCGAGCTGCGCGAGGGCGGCGTCTCGGGGACCTCGCAGGTGTCGAAGTCGCTGCTCGACCTGCGCCGCACGGTGGAGGACCTCGACCCGTCGGAGAAGACGGTCGGGCGCAAGCTGCTCGGCATCTTCCCGTTCGGCGACACCCTCACCGACTACTTCCGCCGCTACGAGAGCTCGCAGAAGCAGATCGACGCGATCGTCCGTGCGCTGTACCGGGGCCAGGACGAGCTGCGCAAGGACAACGCGGCGCTGAACCTGGAGAAGCAGAACCTCTGGGACACGATGGGCCGGCTCAACCAGTACATCTACGTCGCGAGCGCGCTGGACACCCAGCTGTCGGCCAAGATCGCGCAGGTCGAGGCGAGCGACCCCGAGCGGGCGCGCGCGCTGCGCGAGGACGTCCTGTTCTACGTCCGCCAGAAGCACCAGGACCTGCTGACGCAGCTCGCGGTGTCGATCCAGGGCTACCTGGCGATCGACATCATCATCAAGAACAACCTCGAGCTCATCAAGGGCGTCGACCGGGCGACGACGACGACGGTCTCGGCGCTGCGCACCGCGGTCCTGGTGGCGCAGGCGCTGAACAACCAGAAGCTCGTGCTCGACCAGATCACGGCGCTGAACACGACGACGTCGAACATGATCGCGTCGACGTCCAAGCTGCTGCGCGAGCAGTCGGTGACGATCCAGCAGCAGGCCGCGAGCGCGACCATCGGGCTGCCGCAGCTGCAGCAGTCGTTCTCCGACATCTTCGCCGCGATGGACTCCATCGACACGTTCAAGGTGCAGGCGCTGGACTCGATGGCGCAGACCGTCGGCGTCCTGGAGACGGAGACGTCGAAGGCCAAGGCCTACCTGGACCGCGTCTCGCGCTCGGACCGCACCGAGGTCGCGAGCGGGTCCCTCGACCTGGGTCTGCGCTGACGCGCCGGGTGGCGGACGGGGGCGGGGAGGTGGACCGCAGGTGAGCGGCCTGGGCGACCTCGTCGCGCGCCTGTTCGGGCGCGCCCCGCGGCACGTGGTGACGATCGAGGAGGACCCGGTCCCCACGGCCGAGCAGATCGCGACCGCCGTGCGCGACGTCGAGACGAGCATCGAGGGGCGGGTGCCCGCGGCGGTGACGGCGCGCGTGCACCGCATCACCGGGACGGTCGAGGAGATGGTGCCGCGGCTGGACCGCTTCGGCGTGGGTGACCGGCAGGCGTACACGGTCGTCGCGACCGCGACGAGCTACCTGCCGGAGGCCGTCGAGGGGTACCTGCGGCTGCCGCGGGACTTCGCGGACCGCCGCGTGGTGTCGCGCGGCAAGACGTCGCTCATGCTGCTGTGCGACCAGCTCGACCTGCTGGCGATGACGCTCGAGAAGATCTCCGACGCGGTGTCGCGGGCCGACGCCCAGGCGCTGGTCGCGCACGGGCAGTTCCTCGCCGAGAAGTTCGGGCAGTCGTCGCTGGACGTGCCCGGGGC contains:
- a CDS encoding phage tail protein; this translates as MSEQTPLGGGSPTTSSRFLLEVDGVEIGTFREVQGLRLDVDVVEHVEGGQNGYVHQLPGVMRWPHLVFTRGMVQSDALFGWVQKSSGQGFAGNGDTLTRATGAVTVVDDRGNRMRSWELDGVFAVSWTGPSLSADSDAPLTESLEVAHHGFRAVTR
- a CDS encoding DUF6760 family protein codes for the protein MLRYPVDAVWQEIAYLAYHLHWPMDDLLDLEHLDRVRMVRAVAAMNEQAWEAVRDSV
- a CDS encoding phage tail protein, coding for MASNGLFSADPIISQNFFLELDGKVVSALVSVSGLDVEVGVGKVTQIGKDGKKQQVKFLGQTVEVPDLQLSRVAPANIANDELWKWFKAVREGGLSGDRAKNRKNGSVVLYDAGATEVARFNFFNGWPSKISTDQLSVDGSDAIKETVSIVIERLERVK
- a CDS encoding phage tail sheath family protein, with the translated sequence MPTYTAPGVYVEEIPSSQKVLSSAPTAVTAFVGFTASAPSDDPADPQGLAPRLVTSWTQYEALYGGFADGAMLPLSVYGYFLNGGTQAYIVRVAHAEPSGKPATLELPAADRALGLPIAVESVEPDAQLSVVVQTDDAPDDLEGPTTFTLVVLDGGEAVEEYPGLSLGGPRDAATVVNKTSTKVKLEIRLDEATDLSSQLELLRPGTYALQQAEPVKVPVTGRKFAGSEAARTGINGLAIAEDVTIVVVPDLVTAATREDGTLDLGLWKAVQTSLIAHCEQHANRMALLDAPPGMTPQQVKEWRSEVAQYDSAFATMYYPWIKVENPLGSGASAEIVVPPSGHVAGVWARTDETRGVWKAPANDTIRGVLDVERSVTQTEQGFLNPIGVNAIRPFGTRGIRIWGARTLASDTDWQYVNVRRLFNMVESTILEGTQWAVFEPNDVTLWEGVKRTLTGYLHGLWQSGALFGSTADQAFFVRCDETTNTPESIDAGRLIVEVGLAPVKPAEFVVFRISQNKQSAA
- a CDS encoding LuxR C-terminal-related transcriptional regulator, with amino-acid sequence MTTSDAGASAVRGRSTSAGVPTPRRGPSRAPVHVLHPDVVEHVTSSLGAGRSVLVVGDAGTGKTQAVARAVERLRAEQDDVRVVLISGTGTQDALPLAALEPLLDDAGAAFGDLAATLRSLTAGLDRLRGDGRLVLRVEDAHRLDEASARALDWLVRQGTVQVVATLRLSWASRAPWAALWKDDLVERVDIAPLTRDDAERWLTAELGGPVTAETAHHLWQASSGSATLLRETVKDALASGALARRHGAWMWRGGPQPRSRMEDLAELDLQGASGQARAALEVCAVVCPITLDALLDLVPAAAVDELVLAGAVTTTTAPTPSGGTTRVVDLTTSAYADVARAWIPASRQRDLLQRALDTPVLRGVAAGSLVRSVALAIDLGMSVPPTRLREAFDAAFAIHQYDAAVRLATGALASCPPEQAAELHALRADARVMLGELAETERDLARAAELLAAGPLDEAAGLLLHVADMTAHVTHTRLGDVDRALARLDDVVAPLRAADPEGHLRRWRDEVEVTRLTRLGYAGRFAESLDAALVALDGDTHPARRVSLAPPTALGLGERGELRRALALCLQFGAVASAHGDEHRWGSGEVLVSTFLTLLWSGEVDAVRDALGPPGGDLPFAVEWSSVHTALGLMAVAAGSWSEARTQLSTARARSGPADLSGFLRSSLTAEAVAAAACGDAAAARDLLDQAAHAAVGSSGALEGDLRVRRLDALGWMRSPELVAEARAAARWAHARGAARVELEALHRWVDATRRTGGALDPAVVARVRDLGRVCDGERCAALVAHVEALAAGDADLVRIAERELNRRGLWLPPLEAPVSLTSREQEIASLAAGGMTSRAIAQRLVLSTRTVDSHLSRVFAKLGVHSREELGNVLR
- a CDS encoding toxic anion resistance protein, whose amino-acid sequence is MTEPTPLQPPASSGAFALEAPAPVAPVAAHDAPAMAPRVDPAALPGLDAKVGAYLSSLDAAQAGSPEFAAKAEDVRLMGDSDVRAAADTSNRLLQVPVRELREGGVSGTSQVSKSLLDLRRTVEDLDPSEKTVGRKLLGIFPFGDTLTDYFRRYESSQKQIDAIVRALYRGQDELRKDNAALNLEKQNLWDTMGRLNQYIYVASALDTQLSAKIAQVEASDPERARALREDVLFYVRQKHQDLLTQLAVSIQGYLAIDIIIKNNLELIKGVDRATTTTVSALRTAVLVAQALNNQKLVLDQITALNTTTSNMIASTSKLLREQSVTIQQQAASATIGLPQLQQSFSDIFAAMDSIDTFKVQALDSMAQTVGVLETETSKAKAYLDRVSRSDRTEVASGSLDLGLR